The following proteins are encoded in a genomic region of Lutra lutra chromosome 16, mLutLut1.2, whole genome shotgun sequence:
- the DHX58 gene encoding ATP-dependent RNA helicase DHX58 encodes MELRPYQWEVIMPALEGKNIIVWLPTGAGKTRAAAYVAKRHLETVDRAKVVVLVNRVHLVSQHCEEFSRMLDRRWAIITLSGDMGPRAGFGHLARSHDLIICTAELLQMALTSPEEEEHVELNAFSLLVVDECHHTHKDTVYNVILSRYLEHKLQRMRPLPQVLGLTASPGTGGASTLKGAIDHILQLCANLDTWRIMSPKTYLPQLQELRPQPCKQYNLCRRCTQDPFGDTLKKLMDQIHNRLEMLELSRDFGTQNYEQQVVELSQAAAKAGLQERRVYALHLRRYNDALLIHDTVRAVDALDWLRDFYDKERATKTQILQAERWLLALFDDYKNELAHLATCSPENPKLEMLEQILREQFGGSDDSPRGIIFTQTRQSVHSLLLWLQQQPGLRTMDIRADLLIGVGNSSQNTHMTQRDQQEVIRKFQTGTLNLLVATSVAEEGLDIPQCNVVVRYGLLTNEISMVQARGRARAGQSKYSFVATQGSRELRRELTNEVLERLMEQAVAAVQEMDEAEYQAKIRDLQRSTLVKRAARAAQRESQRQQFSAEEVQLLCVNCMVAVGHGSDLRKVEDAHHVNVNPNFSIYYSVSRGAVVIDRAFKDWKPGGTIHCRNCGEAWGLQMIYKSVKLPALRVRSMLLQTPQGRVQSKKWSRVPFPVPDFDYLQHCTQNLADLSLE; translated from the exons ATGGAGTTGCGACCCTACCAGTGGGAGGTAATCATGCCTGCCCTAGAGGGCAAGAACATCATCGTGTGGCTGCCCACGGGGGCTGGGAAGACCCGGGCGGCTGCGTACGTGGCCAAAAGGCATCTGGAGACTGTGGACAGAGCCAAGGTGGTGGTACTGGTCAACAGG GTGCACCTGGTGAGCCAGCATTGTGAGGAGTTCAGCCGCATGCTGGACAGACGCTGGGCCATTATAACCCTGAGCGGGGACATGGGGCCACGAGCTGGCTTTGGCCACCTGGCCCGGAGCCATGACCTGATCATCTGCACAGCGGAGCTGCTCCAGATGGCGCTGACCAGCCCCGAGGAGGAGGAGCACGTGGAGCTCAATG CCTTCTCCCTGCTCGTGGTGGATGAGTGTCACCACACGCACAAAGACACTGTCTACAATGTCATCCTGAGCCGGTACTTAGAGCATAAACTCCAGAGGATGCGGCCCCTGCCCCAGGTGCTGGGGCTCACAGCCTCCCCAGGCACCGGCGGGGCCTCCACGCTCAAGGGGGCCATCGACCACATCCTGCAG CTCTGTGCCAACCTGGACACATGGCGCATCATGTCACCGAAGACCTACCTCCCCCAGCTGCAGGAGCTCAGGCCTCAGCCCTGCAAACAGTACAACCTCTGCCGCAGGTGCACCCAG GACCCATTTGGGGACACACTGAAGAAACTCATGGACCAAATCCACAACCGCCTGGAGATGCTCGAGTTGAGCCGGGACTTCGGGACGCAGAATTACGAGCAGCAGGTGGTGGAGCTGAGCCAGGCTG CGGCCAAGGCCGGGCTCCAGGAGCGTCGGGTCTACGCTCTTCACCTGCGGCGCTACAACGATGCGCTGCTCATTCACGACACGGTCCGTGCTGTGGACGCCCTGGACTGGCTGCGGGATTTCTACGACAAGGAGCGCGCCACGAAGACCCAGATCCTGCAGGCCGAGCGCTGGCTGCTGGCGCTGTTCGATG ATTACAAGAATGAGCTGGCCCACCTGGCAACGTGCAGCCCGGAGAACCCAAAACTGGAGATGCTAGAACAGATCCTGCGGGAGCAGTTTGGGGGCAGCGATGACAGCCCCCGGGGCATCATCTTCACGCAGACCCGCCAGAGCGTCCACTCCCTCCTGCTCTGGCTCCAGCAGCAGCCGGGCCTGCGGACCATGGACATCAGGGCTGACCTGCTGATCGGGGTGGGGAACAGCAGCCAGAACACCCATATGACCCAG agaGACCAACAAGAAGTGATCCGGAAGTTCCAGACTGGCACCCTGAACCTCCTGGTGGCCACGAGTGTGGCGGAAGAGGGACTGGACATCCCCCAGTGCAACGTGGTGGTGCGCTACGGGCTCCTGACCAACGAGATCTCCATGGTCCAG GCCAGGGGCCGCGCCCGGGCTGGTCAGAGCAAATACTCGTTTGTGGCAACCCAAGGCAGTCGGGAGCTGCGGCGGGAGCTGACCAACGAGGTCCTGGAGAGGCTGATGGAGCAGGCCGTGGCCGCTGTGCAGGAGATGGATGAGGCCGAGTACCAGGCCAAG ATCCGGGACCTGCAGCGGAGCACTCTGGTCAAGCGGGCGGCCCGGGCAGCCCAGCGGGAGAGTCAGCGGCAGCAGTTCTCGGCTGAGGAGGTACAGCTCCTCTGTGTCAACTGCATGGTGGCCGTGGGCCATGGGAGTGACCTGCGGAAGGTGGAGGACGCCCACCACGTCAACGTGAACCCCAACTTCTC GATCTACTACAGTGTCTCCCGGGGGGCTGTGGTCATTGACAGAGCCTTCAAGGACTGGAAGCCTGGGGGTACCATTCACTGCAGGAACTGTGGGGAG GCCTGGGGTCTGCAGATGATCTACAAGTCAGTGAAGCTGCCGGCGCTCCGGGTCCGCAGCATGCTTCTACAGACGCCCCAGGGGAGAGTCCAGTCCAAGAAGTGGTCCCGCGTGCCCTTCCCAGTGCCTGACTTTGACTACCTGCAGCACTGCACCCAGAACCTGGCGGACCTCTCCTTGGAATGA
- the KAT2A gene encoding histone acetyltransferase KAT2A isoform X1 yields MAESSQASTPAPATQPRPLQSPAPAPTPTPAPSPASAPTPAPTPAPAPAPAAAPAGSTGTGGPGVGSGGTGSGGDPARPGLSQQQRASQRKAQVRGLPRAKKLEKLGVFSACKANETCKCNGWKNPKPPTAPRMDLQQPAANLSELCRSCEHPLADHVSHLENVSEDEINRLLGMVVDVENLFMSVHKEEDTDTKQVYFYLFKLLRKCILQMTRPVVEGSLGSPPFEKPNIEQGVLNFVQYKFSHLAPRERQTMFELSKMFLLCLNYWKLETPAQFRQRSQAEDVATYKVNYTRWLCYCHVPQSCDSLPRYETTHIFGRSLLRSIFTVTRRQLLEKFRVEKDKLVPEKRTLILTHFPKFLSMLEEEIYGANSPIWESGFTMPPSEGTQLVPRPATVSAAVVPSAPLFSPTMGGGSNSSLSLDSGGAEPMPAGEKRKLPENLTLEDAKRLRVMGDIPMELVNEVMLTITDPAAMLGPETSLLSANAARDETARLEERRGIIEFHVIGNSLTPKANRRVLLWLVGLQNVFSHQLPRMPKEYIARLVFDPKHKTLALIKDGRVIGGICFRMFPTQGFTEIVFCAVTSNEQVKGYGTHLMNHLKEYHIKHNILYFLTYADEYAIGYFKKQGFSKDIKVPKSRYLGYIKDYEGATLMECELNPRIPYTELSHIIKKQKEIIKKLIERKQAQIRKVYPGLSCFKEGVRQIPVESVPGIRETGWKPLGKEKGKELKDPDQLYTTLKNLLAQIKSHPSAWPFMEPVKKAEAPDYYEVIRFPIDLKTMTERLRSRYYVTRKLFVADLQRVIANCREYNPPDSEYCRCASALEKFFYFKLKEGGLIDK; encoded by the exons ATGGCGGAATCTTCCCAGGCCTCGACCCCGGCCCCGGCCACTCAGCCCCGTCCCCTTCAgtctccagcccctgccccaacTCCGACTCCTGCCCCTAGTCCGGCTTCAGCCCCGACTCCGGCTCCCACTCCGGCACCAGCCCCCGCCCCAGCTGCAGCGCCAGCCGGCAGCACAGGGACTGGGGGTCCTGGGGTAGGAAGTGGGGGGACGGGGAGCGGAGGGGATCCGGCTCGACCTGGTCTGAGCCAGCAGCAGCGCGCCAGCCAGAGGAAGGCGCAAGTCCGGGGGCTGCCGCGCGCCAAGAAGCTCGAGAAGCTAGGGGTCTTCTCGGCTTGcaag GCCAATGAAACCTGCAAGTGTAATGGCTGGAAAAACCCCAAGCCCCCCACTGCACCCCGCATGGACCTGCAGCAGCCAGCTGCCAACCTGAGCGAGCTGTGCCGCAGTTGTGAGCACCCCTTGG CTGACCATGTGTCCCACCTGGAGAATGTGTCAGAGGATGAGATCAACCGGTTGCTGGGTATGGTGGTAGACGTGGAGAATCTGTTTATGTCTGTTCACAAAGAGGAGGACACAGACACTAAGCAGGTCTATTTCTACCTCTTCAAG ctcctgcgGAAATGCATCCTGCAGATGACCCGGCCAGTGGTGGAGGGCTCCCTGGGCAGTCCCCCCTTTGAGAAGCCTAATATTGAGCAG GGTGTGCTGAACTTCGTGCAGTACAAGTTCAGTCACCTGGCTCCTCGGGAGCGGCAAACGATGTTTGAGCTCTCAAAGATGTTCCTGCTCTGCCTTAACTACTGGAAGCTTGAGACGCCAGCCCAATTTCGGCAGCGGTCTCAGGCCGAGGACGTGGCTACCTACAAGGTCAATTATACCAG GTGGCTCTGCTACTGCCATGTGCCCCAGAGCTGTGACAGCCTTCCCCGCTACGAGACCACTCACATCTTCGGGCGAAGCCTCCTCCGCTCCATCTTCACGGTGACCCGGCGACAGTTGCTGGAGAAATTCCGGGTGGAGAAGGACAAGCTGGTGCCTGAGAAGAGGACCCTCATCCTCACCCACTTCCCAAA ATTCCTGTCCATGCTGGAGGAGGAGATCTATGGGGCAAACTCTCCGATCTGGGAGTCTGGCTTCACCATGCCGCCCTCAGAGGGGACGCAGCTGGTGCCCAGGCCGG CCACAGTCAGTGCAGCAGTTGTCCCCAGCGCCCCCCTCTTCAGCCCCACCATGGGTGGGGGCAGCAACAGCTCCTTGAGCCTGGATTCCGGAGGGGCTGAGCCCATGCCAG CAGGTGAGAAGAGGAAGCTCCCAGAGAACCTGACCCTGGAGGATGCCAAGCGGCTCCGTGTCATGGGAGACATCCCCATGGAGCTGGTCAACGAGGTCATGCTCACCATCACGGACCCCGCCGCCATGCTGGGGCCTGAG ACGAGCCTGCTGTCGGCCAACGCAGCCCGGGACGAGACAGCCCGCCTGGAGGAGCGCCGTGGCATCATCGAGTTCCATGTCATCGGCAACTCGCTGACACCCAAGGCCAACCGGCGGGTGTTGCTCTGGCTTGTGGGGCTGCAGAATGTCTTCTCCCACCAGCTGCCACGCATGCCCAAGGAGTATATCGCCCGCCTCGTCTTTGACCC GAAGCACAAGACTCTGGCCTTGATCAAGGATGGGCGGGTCATCGGTGGGATCTGCTTCCGTATGTTTCCCACTCAGGGCTTCACAGAGATTGTCTTCTGCGCCGTCACCTCGAATGAGCAGGTCAAG ggcTATGGGACTCACCTGATGAACCACCTGAAGGAGTATCACATCAAACACAACATCCTCTACTTCCTCACCTATGCTGATGAGTATGCCATTGGCTACTTCAAAAAGCAG GGCTTCTCCAAGGACATCAAAGTGCCCAAGAGCCGCTACCTGGGCTACATTAAGGACTATGAGGGTGCAACATTGATGGAGTGTGAGCTGAATCCCCGGATCCCCTACACGGAGCTGTCCCACATCATCAAAAAGCAgaaggag ATCATCAAGAAGCTGATTGAGCGCAAACAGGCCCAGATCCGAAAGGTGTACCCTGGGCTCAGCTGCTTCAAGGAGGGAGTGAGGCAGATCCCCGTGGAGAGTGTCCCCGGCATTC GAGAGACGGGCTGGAAGCcactggggaaggagaaggg GAAGGAGCTGAAGGATCCAGACCAGCTCTACACGACCCTCAAAAACTTGCTGGCCCAGATCAAG TCACACCCCAGTGCCTGGCCCTTCATGGAGCCTGTGAAGAAGGCGGAAGCCCCTGACTACTACGAGGTCATCCGCTTCCCTATTG ACCTGAAGACCATGACCGAGCGACTGCGCAGCCGCTACTACGTCACCCGCAAGCTCTTCGTGGCCGACCTGCAGCGGGTCATCGCCAACTGCCGCGAGTACAACCCCCCGGACAGCGAGTACTGCCGCTGCGCCAGCGCCCTGGAGAAGTTCTTCTACTTCAAGCTCAAGGAGGGGGGGCTCATTGACAAGTAG
- the HSPB9 gene encoding heat shock protein beta-9, producing MQRVGSGLPSGSQVASRSPSAALAEENQVATLPVRLLREEAVAAWNNVHAEDGFQMKVDAYGFAPEELVVQVDGQCLMVTGQRQLEGCSPDGAGYRVAQRVHRQMQLPPDLDPASMTCSMTPSGQLCVRGPCRALSPPEAQKGPSPRVRGRGPKKGQPTLTQ from the coding sequence ATGCAGCGGGTCGGTAGCGGTCTCCCCAGCGGGAGCCAGGTGGCGTCCCGCAGTCCCAGCGCGGCCCTTGCCGAAGAGAACCAGGTAGCCACGCTGCCGGTACGGCTGCTCAGGGAAGAGGCGGTGGCTGCGTGGAACAACGTTCATGCGGAGGATGGCTTCCAGATGAAGGTGGATGCCTACGGCTTTGCCCCCGAGGAGCTGGTGGTGCAAGTGGACGGCCAATGTCTGATGGTGACGGGCCAGCGGCAACTGGAGGGCTGCAGCCCGGATGGGGCTGGCTACCGCGTGGCACAGAGGGTGCACCGGCAGATGCAATTACCGCCAGACCTGGATCCCGCCTCCATGACCTGCAGCATGACCCCCTCGGGCCAATTGTGCGTCCGAGGCCCATGCCGGGCGCTGTCTCCCCCTGAAGCCCAAAAAGGTCCATCCCCGAGAGTCCGGGGCCGTGGCCCCAAGAAGGGCCAACCTACCCTGACCCAGTAA
- the KAT2A gene encoding histone acetyltransferase KAT2A isoform X2, translated as MAESSQASTPAPATQPRPLQSPAPAPTPTPAPSPASAPTPAPTPAPAPAPAAAPAGSTGTGGPGVGSGGTGSGGDPARPGLSQQQRASQRKAQVRGLPRAKKLEKLGVFSACKANETCKCNGWKNPKPPTAPRMDLQQPAANLSELCRSCEHPLADHVSHLENVSEDEINRLLGMVVDVENLFMSVHKEEDTDTKQVYFYLFKLLRKCILQMTRPVVEGSLGSPPFEKPNIEQGVLNFVQYKFSHLAPRERQTMFELSKMFLLCLNYWKLETPAQFRQRSQAEDVATYKVNYTRWLCYCHVPQSCDSLPRYETTHIFGRSLLRSIFTVTRRQLLEKFRVEKDKLVPEKRTLILTHFPKFLSMLEEEIYGANSPIWESGFTMPPSEGTQLVPRPATVSAAVVPSAPLFSPTMGGGSNSSLSLDSGGAEPMPGEKRKLPENLTLEDAKRLRVMGDIPMELVNEVMLTITDPAAMLGPETSLLSANAARDETARLEERRGIIEFHVIGNSLTPKANRRVLLWLVGLQNVFSHQLPRMPKEYIARLVFDPKHKTLALIKDGRVIGGICFRMFPTQGFTEIVFCAVTSNEQVKGYGTHLMNHLKEYHIKHNILYFLTYADEYAIGYFKKQGFSKDIKVPKSRYLGYIKDYEGATLMECELNPRIPYTELSHIIKKQKEIIKKLIERKQAQIRKVYPGLSCFKEGVRQIPVESVPGIRETGWKPLGKEKGKELKDPDQLYTTLKNLLAQIKSHPSAWPFMEPVKKAEAPDYYEVIRFPIDLKTMTERLRSRYYVTRKLFVADLQRVIANCREYNPPDSEYCRCASALEKFFYFKLKEGGLIDK; from the exons ATGGCGGAATCTTCCCAGGCCTCGACCCCGGCCCCGGCCACTCAGCCCCGTCCCCTTCAgtctccagcccctgccccaacTCCGACTCCTGCCCCTAGTCCGGCTTCAGCCCCGACTCCGGCTCCCACTCCGGCACCAGCCCCCGCCCCAGCTGCAGCGCCAGCCGGCAGCACAGGGACTGGGGGTCCTGGGGTAGGAAGTGGGGGGACGGGGAGCGGAGGGGATCCGGCTCGACCTGGTCTGAGCCAGCAGCAGCGCGCCAGCCAGAGGAAGGCGCAAGTCCGGGGGCTGCCGCGCGCCAAGAAGCTCGAGAAGCTAGGGGTCTTCTCGGCTTGcaag GCCAATGAAACCTGCAAGTGTAATGGCTGGAAAAACCCCAAGCCCCCCACTGCACCCCGCATGGACCTGCAGCAGCCAGCTGCCAACCTGAGCGAGCTGTGCCGCAGTTGTGAGCACCCCTTGG CTGACCATGTGTCCCACCTGGAGAATGTGTCAGAGGATGAGATCAACCGGTTGCTGGGTATGGTGGTAGACGTGGAGAATCTGTTTATGTCTGTTCACAAAGAGGAGGACACAGACACTAAGCAGGTCTATTTCTACCTCTTCAAG ctcctgcgGAAATGCATCCTGCAGATGACCCGGCCAGTGGTGGAGGGCTCCCTGGGCAGTCCCCCCTTTGAGAAGCCTAATATTGAGCAG GGTGTGCTGAACTTCGTGCAGTACAAGTTCAGTCACCTGGCTCCTCGGGAGCGGCAAACGATGTTTGAGCTCTCAAAGATGTTCCTGCTCTGCCTTAACTACTGGAAGCTTGAGACGCCAGCCCAATTTCGGCAGCGGTCTCAGGCCGAGGACGTGGCTACCTACAAGGTCAATTATACCAG GTGGCTCTGCTACTGCCATGTGCCCCAGAGCTGTGACAGCCTTCCCCGCTACGAGACCACTCACATCTTCGGGCGAAGCCTCCTCCGCTCCATCTTCACGGTGACCCGGCGACAGTTGCTGGAGAAATTCCGGGTGGAGAAGGACAAGCTGGTGCCTGAGAAGAGGACCCTCATCCTCACCCACTTCCCAAA ATTCCTGTCCATGCTGGAGGAGGAGATCTATGGGGCAAACTCTCCGATCTGGGAGTCTGGCTTCACCATGCCGCCCTCAGAGGGGACGCAGCTGGTGCCCAGGCCGG CCACAGTCAGTGCAGCAGTTGTCCCCAGCGCCCCCCTCTTCAGCCCCACCATGGGTGGGGGCAGCAACAGCTCCTTGAGCCTGGATTCCGGAGGGGCTGAGCCCATGCCAG GTGAGAAGAGGAAGCTCCCAGAGAACCTGACCCTGGAGGATGCCAAGCGGCTCCGTGTCATGGGAGACATCCCCATGGAGCTGGTCAACGAGGTCATGCTCACCATCACGGACCCCGCCGCCATGCTGGGGCCTGAG ACGAGCCTGCTGTCGGCCAACGCAGCCCGGGACGAGACAGCCCGCCTGGAGGAGCGCCGTGGCATCATCGAGTTCCATGTCATCGGCAACTCGCTGACACCCAAGGCCAACCGGCGGGTGTTGCTCTGGCTTGTGGGGCTGCAGAATGTCTTCTCCCACCAGCTGCCACGCATGCCCAAGGAGTATATCGCCCGCCTCGTCTTTGACCC GAAGCACAAGACTCTGGCCTTGATCAAGGATGGGCGGGTCATCGGTGGGATCTGCTTCCGTATGTTTCCCACTCAGGGCTTCACAGAGATTGTCTTCTGCGCCGTCACCTCGAATGAGCAGGTCAAG ggcTATGGGACTCACCTGATGAACCACCTGAAGGAGTATCACATCAAACACAACATCCTCTACTTCCTCACCTATGCTGATGAGTATGCCATTGGCTACTTCAAAAAGCAG GGCTTCTCCAAGGACATCAAAGTGCCCAAGAGCCGCTACCTGGGCTACATTAAGGACTATGAGGGTGCAACATTGATGGAGTGTGAGCTGAATCCCCGGATCCCCTACACGGAGCTGTCCCACATCATCAAAAAGCAgaaggag ATCATCAAGAAGCTGATTGAGCGCAAACAGGCCCAGATCCGAAAGGTGTACCCTGGGCTCAGCTGCTTCAAGGAGGGAGTGAGGCAGATCCCCGTGGAGAGTGTCCCCGGCATTC GAGAGACGGGCTGGAAGCcactggggaaggagaaggg GAAGGAGCTGAAGGATCCAGACCAGCTCTACACGACCCTCAAAAACTTGCTGGCCCAGATCAAG TCACACCCCAGTGCCTGGCCCTTCATGGAGCCTGTGAAGAAGGCGGAAGCCCCTGACTACTACGAGGTCATCCGCTTCCCTATTG ACCTGAAGACCATGACCGAGCGACTGCGCAGCCGCTACTACGTCACCCGCAAGCTCTTCGTGGCCGACCTGCAGCGGGTCATCGCCAACTGCCGCGAGTACAACCCCCCGGACAGCGAGTACTGCCGCTGCGCCAGCGCCCTGGAGAAGTTCTTCTACTTCAAGCTCAAGGAGGGGGGGCTCATTGACAAGTAG